GCCCGCACAATGCCGGGCACCTGGCACACTAAGCGCATATTCTTGACGCGGCACCAAGCCACGCACAGCAAGCAGAAGGAAGACGACAATGGCAGGCAGCTTCAATCGCATCACCCTGGTAGGCAACCTGGTCCGCGACCCCGAGATTCGGTACGTGGGTTCCGGCGCCGCGGTCACCAAGTTCACGCTGGCGGTCAACCGCCGCGCCAAGCAGCAGGAAGAGACGGACTTCATCGACTGCGTCGCCTGGGACAAGCTCGCCGAGACTTGCAACACGTACCTGAAGAAGGGCATGTCGTGTCTGGTCGACGGCCGCCTCTCGATCCGCAGCTACGAGACGAAGGAAGGCGAGAAGCGCAAAGCCGCCGAGGTCGTCGTCAACACGATGCAAATGCTCGATCGCGCGAACCGCAGCGCCGGCGACGGCGGCAGCTACGAGCGCCCGCGCGCAGCAGCACCGGCAAACGGAACCGGTGGCGGCGGATATGACGA
The Candidatus Eremiobacterota bacterium genome window above contains:
- the ssb gene encoding single-stranded DNA-binding protein is translated as MAGSFNRITLVGNLVRDPEIRYVGSGAAVTKFTLAVNRRAKQQEETDFIDCVAWDKLAETCNTYLKKGMSCLVDGRLSIRSYETKEGEKRKAAEVVVNTMQMLDRANRSAGDGGSYERPRAAAPANGTGGGGYDDALDEEEIPF